CATATCAAGTACGCGAGAATATCAACGAGAACGTTTCCAAGGCTGCGAAAGCAGATCCTCCGCCCTCGAAGGAAGTCGTAGATTTACGAGAGTACTTGGCTTCTGATCCACCAGGATACGCGGAAGCATTTTCCGAGGAGGCAACAACGCCGTCGGGCAAGTATCGTGCAAACGTTAATCACGAATCTGATGGTAGTGAAGAGAAGCAGGAGGAAGAGACTGATGATCTCAGAAATGTGGCGAATCCATGGGATAATTATTCATCTGAGAAAATTGAAGGACAGGTTGAAACGCCGATGAAGACGAATTTGTTCTCACAAGACGACGATTCTGCGGAACATTTGTCAAAGGAAGAGGGAGATTCGAACAAGGACCAGACGTTCTTTACATATCCGAAACGGCCGTCATTGATTGAAGGTGACGAGGATGACGAAAAAGCGACGTTCTACAAACCTTTCCCATTTTCAAGGTACAAGTCgatgattaaaaaagaaaacgaggaAAATGAAGAGAACAGCGAAGAGGAACAGAAGAAGAGCGAGGATTACGTATTTCCTTGGCACGCTGACAAAGAAAATCCAGACGACAAGCGCAGATGGTTGTACAAATTGAATAGATACGAATATCCTTGGGAAAGAAGAGACAGACTGGCGAGGGAACAAAAGCAATATAAAGTGGGGATTTTCGACGACGAGAATGAGGAAGAGTCCACGAGGTATGAAAGGCCCATTTATCCTTGGGAGAGATATAATGTCCCTTCCAAAAATTACAAGGTGAATACTAGACGCGATACTTCGCGCAGATATATCGATGATAGCGAAGAATCTAGCACCGAGCACGTGCCATCTACGAAGTTCAGCAGCAGATACAGTTCCAGCAGCATGAAGCCGTCACAGTTTTCTAACGCACGCGAAATTAGCAGATCTATTAAAAGATTTCTAGAGGAAGACGATGACTCCAAGGAAAAGACTTCGACGGAGAGCGAAAGTCGCTCCCCTTCCTTCGCGCGTAAATCATTACCTTCCTCAGACAAAGGAATCTCCAGAGGGACGCTCGTGCCCGAAGACGTCACGCAACCGCCAAGGAGAAAGAGTCCACGAAGAAGAATCCTTCCAGTTGACAAGAGCGTGTCGAAAAATTCGCGGTTTGATTCGAAGAAACTGAGGAGCGAGGACGTTGAtgaagaaaaggaagaagagCACAcggaatatttaaacaaaagtattttaaacgAACCGGCAGAAGTAACGAGCAGTCAGCCGAGTCAGTTATCTAATGGAACAGAGGGAGTTCCTTTTGCGACTGAACAACATAAGAAACGTCGCCGAAGGATATTGAAGACCAACTCTACGATTTCCCTCGATAATGCATCTGCCGAGTCAACTATTAAGCCCAAGAAAAAACGTAGGAAACTTGAAGCTTCGACAACGACGTCGACTACTCCTTCGACAAGCGTCGATTTTAGCCTGAAAGAGTCAATTTCTACACCCGTTCGAAAGAGATATCCGAAGAGAGACGAGAAGACAAATAGATCAAACCATTCTGGAAAAGCtgcaacaaataaaataattgttacgcCGGGAACAAGCAAAGCCGtcaattttcaagaaacttcaACTCCGAAGACACGAACGATCGAGCATCGATCGAGAGTCTCGAAGGAGAAGATCGTTACGAAGACCACTTATCCtgacaaaacaaaaaacttcGATTCTATGAAAACGACTAATCTAACGTCTACTCAAACAGGCCCGGTGAAGTCGAGAATTAAATCGAGAcgcagaaataataataatagtacaaTGAATAGTAACAATGAAGATTcaggtaataaaaaagaattaattaaacaagagagaaaaaatcaTGAAGCTCAATTCGTTAATGAAGATGAGATTAAAAAGTCGGTGATATCAGATAAGCctcaagaaagaaataaagatagtGCTTCCGgaagttttgaaataaaaaaggaagaggAAGCTAAGAAGATCAATAATTTTGACACTTATGACGGAAACGTTAACGATGAGAGTGACAATGGCAACGGTGGCTTTGGGATATCGTCAGAAGTAAGTTTGTCACCACACCAAAGGACAATTCAGCTAACCGAATACAGCTCAGGACATAAAATGTCCTCTATGTCTTGGATTTCAAAGAATTACGATTACTAAggcatgaattttttttgttttcttttggacattaagtatttttgtaaaaataatattaaaatcaagaaTGTGAACAAGAACCGCAAAAATAgcgttacaatataaaatatacgggaaacttaaattttaaattaaaaacgttaaatcacaaattgtttatctataatctgtaaaaatgtagagtataaaaaatgcataatgtaaaaatattatttatcaaacatgttttatacacaaaacaatattacaaattataatgttttctcATAAATTAGGTATACAAtgacttataaattaaaactgacTATATGAATACATGTTGATATAATTACGTCTAGTGTGATTTATTCATGGTTTATTCATGAAAGTTTGTTATTTCAGGTCTACGCGGTACGCAACTTAATGCAAAACATTCCACCAAATCGGAAAAGAAATCGAGTCAATGAAAGAACTGAGAGTGAATCGGACAGGATAATCGAGAGCTGGAAGGATCAGAATAATAACGAAGAGGCaaacaaagaagaaaaagaaagagaagaagatgTGGAACAAAAGCAGAAACCGTTATTACAGGCCAAGTTCATAAAGGATCCAGAGCACAGGCTATATTATTACGTAGAGCGTAAATAATTAGAGCctacgtaatttttatttagttacaAGA
This DNA window, taken from Monomorium pharaonis isolate MP-MQ-018 chromosome 6, ASM1337386v2, whole genome shotgun sequence, encodes the following:
- the LOC105827833 gene encoding calponin homology domain-containing protein DDB_G0272472 encodes the protein MKLAFPARSREAESGTSGSKNSTVSERKNIKDVRETIDIPKVVKGGPISIRSVEQNERINDTDVAELTKKKRNSESEIYSTRNSKNERNHVELLNDSPKISGDVIDKEIAVRFNEGNNDTSKNTKSGKIEIEVPSFDHVDELATDDLVRFSTTTEAAVDLNKYPFYNNDDVPSASALKYIVDPKTIPRKTPSGMEFYNSRNAYKQCDEVEPHLDAVLPEKEEPDPERGPQEDLPRLRGLGEKLDCFKAKYFDDNPLDNPLFGEKLVEEPTPPTELNPKKFATKIMVLPDEDDDYVVPQVSKKPERNSRQTWRNRFRPYETLESIRVNYKHDPQTGRGRNAYLHSMRGTRLTNMMRRVKNRKPWPKLPTTTLSPKYQTLSYQNLVYEDVMGNIRNLKNAYQVYEMTTLPPAPQILVTAGSENALKIVDLESNSSKEKSTSKPNVTDVADATVANNTKSSEIKGLVPPPKYLIQRQSYRKHRPPAKNRVSLIRPSNFPRIIAHTIKIDKRSITDDDMKDYSESLINNNKKVTINGSAEVDAKNDTLAELTKKATDRTNATTELLDLEIEESRPISTQDRSLSVSLKIDDKKKQRNSTRSDLRSEPQKTVYTIRDRIRYSKPKWDTRGFGKFTANSTIDEDSRRKEPRYKSHRFERKKKLVDDRHNNSTIMNLTGNTSGIESAMSLTDGKDTSTTEVYHAEESAVQQMVYHKKDDYSEPEKAEDVDAESEEDFFKEDEGERTTNTYQVRENINENVSKAAKADPPPSKEVVDLREYLASDPPGYAEAFSEEATTPSGKYRANVNHESDGSEEKQEEETDDLRNVANPWDNYSSEKIEGQVETPMKTNLFSQDDDSAEHLSKEEGDSNKDQTFFTYPKRPSLIEGDEDDEKATFYKPFPFSRYKSMIKKENEENEENSEEEQKKSEDYVFPWHADKENPDDKRRWLYKLNRYEYPWERRDRLAREQKQYKVGIFDDENEEESTRYERPIYPWERYNVPSKNYKVNTRRDTSRRYIDDSEESSTEHVPSTKFSSRYSSSSMKPSQFSNAREISRSIKRFLEEDDDSKEKTSTESESRSPSFARKSLPSSDKGISRGTLVPEDVTQPPRRKSPRRRILPVDKSVSKNSRFDSKKLRSEDVDEEKEEEHTEYLNKSILNEPAEVTSSQPSQLSNGTEGVPFATEQHKKRRRRILKTNSTISLDNASAESTIKPKKKRRKLEASTTTSTTPSTSVDFSLKESISTPVRKRYPKRDEKTNRSNHSGKAATNKIIVTPGTSKAVNFQETSTPKTRTIEHRSRVSKEKIVTKTTYPDKTKNFDSMKTTNLTSTQTGPVKSRIKSRRRNNNNSTMNSNNEDSGNKKELIKQERKNHEAQFVNEDEIKKSVISDKPQERNKDSASGSFEIKKEEEAKKINNFDTYDGNVNDESDNGNGGFGISSEVYAVRNLMQNIPPNRKRNRVNERTESESDRIIESWKDQNNNEEANKEEKEREEDVEQKQKPLLQAKFIKDPEHRLYYYVERK